The following coding sequences lie in one Arachis hypogaea cultivar Tifrunner chromosome 9, arahy.Tifrunner.gnm2.J5K5, whole genome shotgun sequence genomic window:
- the LOC140175054 gene encoding uncharacterized protein, whose product MVSETTEQIKRIRSRMLEAQNRQKSYADRRRKPLEFEEGEHIFLKVTPTTGIGRSIKTKKINPRYIGPFEILKRIGPVAYKIALPPHLSNRHDVFHVSQLRKYTFDPSHVLEPESIQVREDMTLPVTPVRIDDTSTKRLRGKEVSLVKVAWSRAGLRNSIPL is encoded by the exons ATGGTAAGTGAAACCACTGAGCAAATAAAGAGAATTCGGAGTCGAATGCTTGAAGCTCAAAACCGTCAGAAGAGCTATGCTGACCGAAgacgaaagcccttagaattcgAGGAAGGAGAACACATCTTCttgaaggttactccgaccactggAATAGGGAGGTCCATCAAAACCAAGAAGATAAATCCCCGCTACATTGGGCCATTTGAAATCCTAaagagaattggaccagtggcATATAAGATCGCGTTACCACCACATCTTTCGAACCGGCATGACGTGTTCCACGTATCGCAGCTTCGTAAATACACTTTTGATCCTAGTCATGTCCTAGAGCCGGAATCAATCCAAGTGAGAGAAGACATGACGCTTCCAGTAACTCCGGTTAGGATTGATGATACCAGCACCAAACGTCTCCGCGGAAAGgaagtttctttggtgaaagtagcttggagtcgggcTG GTTTGAGAAACTCAATTCCTTTATGA
- the LOC112710384 gene encoding uncharacterized protein, translating into MALLIGLQDFSLLQFTPPSSLPATFSPPPAPKPSLTTPSHIPLLVSNKVLVKCLVMNEKLLINALKEGSSNPAHLEICIRDYTIANESSNYSEQSAVERQEQRNEEKRRQSAVGFKIGD; encoded by the exons ATGGCACTACTTATAGGCTTACAGGATTTTTCACTTCTTCAG TTCACGCCACCTTCCTCTCTTCCGGCTACCTTCTCACCGCCACCGGCCCCCAAGCCCTCTTTGACGACGCCCTCTCATATCCCTCTGCTG GTTTCAAATAAAGTGCTGGTAAAGTGCCTCGTCATGAATGAGAAGTTACTCATTAATGCCTTGAAGGAAGGGTCTTCTAACCCTGCACACCTTGAGATTTG TATTAGGGATTATACTATAGCAAATGAAAGTAGCAATTATTCTGAGCAGAGCGCTGTGGAAAGACAAGAACAGAGAAACGAAGAGAAGAGAAGACAAAGCGCTGTGGGCTTCAAaattggggattag
- the LOC140174941 gene encoding uncharacterized protein, which translates to MWRLRIDRLQDKEFIWMPYKSPDVLQVVHPEVLEPRHMALWQSVTSLIYFAVIEWHQIDRVLPQLGGVQPCLNSALNIDFLMSKDGRGDDRWFSYHLQKWRLYWDSRAETVLRFDVVADPGPSHEFVEWWSQHGKRLLSPEMHLGDPRAVSIPVEASQRGAGRVPDMDRPKDVPDRRRVERRARVGTRRSQREWRWLDAAMDDDDDTGPARGGRRGQGGRRRGRGGVDHRGRDPDNDDDDQHGPVGRDGAGAVAVDGVSTHDGGHRGEWYGSGMGDGADPGDAGLGSGLLEITSLVYPPMTSLSRRVPHGLFRDHSGQTSLPQICLMRTSEVHSF; encoded by the exons ATGTGGAGGCTGAGGATAGACCGGTTACAGGACAAGGAG TTTATCTGGATGCCGTACAAAAGTCCCGACGTACTTCAGGTTGTGCATCCAGAGGTTTTGGAGCCTCGGCATATGGCATTGTGGCAGTCTGTGACATCGCTGATCTACTTTGCcgtcatagagtggcatcagatagatAGGGTTCTTCCACAGTTAGGAGGGGTGCAGCCCTGTTTGAATtccgccctgaacatcgactttctgatgtccAAGGACGGCAGAGGCGACGATCGATGGTTCTCGTACCATTTGCAGAAGTGGCGTCTCTATTGGGACTCCCGTGCGGAGACCGTGCTGAGGTTCGATGTTGTTGCCGACCCTGGACCGTCGCATGAGTTTGTCGAGTGGTGGAGTCAGCATGGAAAGAGGTTGTTGTCTCCGGAGATGCACTTGGGGGATCCGAGAGCCGTTTCTATTCCAGTTGAGGCCTCACAGCGGGGTGCTGGGCGAGTTCCTGACATGGATCGTCCCAAGGACGTGCCGGACAGGCGGCGTGTTGAGAGGAGAGCTCGTGTGGGAACACGACGGAGCCAACGTGAGTGGAGGTGGCTTGATGCGGCTATGGACGATGATGACGATACCGGTCCCGCTAGAGGCGGACGACGAGGCCAGGGAGGGAGACGGAGAGGGCGTGGTGGGGTGGACCACCGTGGTCGTGACCCTGACAACGATGACGACGATCAGCATGGTCCCGTGGGCAGGGATGGTGCAGGGGCTGTTGCAGTTGATGGTGTTAGTACCCACGATGGCGGACATAGAGGTGAGTGGTATGGGTCAGGTATGGGTGACGGGGCTGACCCTGGTGACGCTGGACTTGGGTCGGGCCTCTTGGAGATTACTTCGTTGGTGTACCCGCCCATGACCAGCCTCAGTAGGAGGGTACCCCATGGGTTATTCCGGGATCATAGTGGTCAGACTTCCTTGCCTCAGATATGCTTGATGCGGACTTCGGAGGTGCACAGTTTCTAG